In one window of Vicinamibacterales bacterium DNA:
- a CDS encoding sigma-70 family RNA polymerase sigma factor: protein MSPDATTITGLLAAWRHGDRDAIDRLMPLVYEELRSLARRRFRDGRDQTLQTTALVHEVYLKLADQSQLQVHDRHHFFALAARAMRQLTVDYARRRAANKRGGGVHLVPADDVELPAVERAEQIVELDAALERLAQLDEWLSRVVELRYFGGLSVEETAAVLGCSERTVKRDWRKARALLHAELTPRL from the coding sequence ATGTCGCCTGACGCGACGACGATCACCGGCCTGCTCGCCGCCTGGCGCCATGGCGATCGAGACGCCATCGACCGGCTGATGCCGCTCGTCTACGAGGAGCTGCGATCGCTGGCGCGTCGTCGATTCCGGGACGGGCGCGACCAGACGCTCCAGACGACCGCGCTGGTCCACGAAGTCTATCTGAAGCTGGCCGACCAGTCGCAACTGCAGGTGCACGATCGTCATCACTTTTTCGCGCTGGCGGCCAGGGCCATGCGCCAGCTCACCGTCGACTACGCCCGGCGGCGCGCGGCGAACAAGCGCGGAGGCGGCGTCCATCTCGTGCCGGCTGACGATGTCGAGTTGCCGGCCGTCGAGCGCGCCGAGCAGATCGTCGAACTGGATGCCGCGCTGGAGCGTCTCGCACAGCTGGACGAATGGCTCAGCCGGGTCGTCGAGCTCCGCTACTTCGGCGGTCTCTCGGTGGAAGAAACCGCCGCTGTCCTCGGGTGTTCCGAGCGCACGGTGAAACGAGACTGGCGCAAGGCGCGCGCGCTGCTCCACGCCGAACTGACCCCCCGCCTGTAA